From Mesorhizobium sp. Pch-S:
TCGGCAGGCCGGTGCCGACGATGATCAGGCCGCCAATGACCACCTTCTGCCAATATGACGGGACGCCTGCCATCAGCAGCGTCGTGTTGATCATGGTGATGACGAAGACACCGAGCAGGGTACCAGTCACCGTGCCGTAGCCGCCGGTGATGCGAGCGCCGCCGAGTACCACGGCGGCAATCACGTTGAGCTCCATGCCGACGAGATCGAACGGATTGGCCATGCGCGACAGCGTCACGTGGGTCATGCCCGCCAGGCCTGCTATCGCGCCGGCAAGGACGTAGATCATCACCTTGACGTGCCTGACCTTGATGCCGATGCGTTCAGCCGCCTCCTCCGAACCGCCGATCGCGTAGATCTTGCGTCCGAACAGGGTGAGGTTGATGAGGATGGCGACGACCGCCGCAACCCCGACCAGCACGAGGAACGAATAGGGTAGCGAGACCATCTGCCCGGCTGCATTCTCCATTCGAACCAGGACCTTTCGCGAGAAGGCGATGATTTCGCGCGGCACGGTCGTGATGTAGGTCGTGCCGAGGAAGGTCAGCAGCACGCCGCGGTAGAGGCTGAGCGTGCCCAGGGTCACGATCAGCGTCGGCAGGCCGAGAATGCCGATGAGCAATCCGTTGAACAGGCCGAGCATGGCGCCGATCAACGCGCTGAGGGCGAAGAAAGCGAAGATCGGCAGATCCACGTCCACACCGAGCACGATCTTCATCGTGGCATACATGGCGAAAGCGCCGATGGCCGTACAGGAGACATCGATGCCGCCCGATGCCAGCACCATCATCACGCCGAGCGCGAAGATGCCCGTTACCAGCGAGTTGCGCAGCAGATCGATCAGGGTCGCGACCGAAAAGAAGGCAGGATTGATGATGCCGAGCACCAGCGCGAAAACCAGCACCGTGATGAGCACAACGCCCTGCGGCGTTGCCAGAATCCGGGCCAGAATCCGGGAAAGAGGCTTGCTCATGCCCGGCCCTCCTTGATGACTTCGTTGTAGAGCCGGTCCTCATCGACATCGTTCGCGTCGAAGCGACCGGTGATTTTCCCGCGCACCATGACCAGGATCGTGTCGGACAGCGCGATCGCCTCGCTGATGTCGTCGGTCACGACCATGACGGCCGTGCCGGATCGGCTCAGCGCGACCAGCAATTCGTGGATTTCGCGTTTCGAACCGACATCGACGCCGACAGTCGGGCCGTTGAGGATCATCAGTTTCGGGTTGCGCTCCATCCAGCGCGCCAGAACCACCCGCTGCTGGTTGCCACCGGACAGGGTGGCGACGGAAGGCACTACGTCCGGGGTCTTGATGCGCAGTGCCTTGACCGCGTCACGCGCACGCTGAACAAGAGCACGCGCATCGATCAATCCTGCGCGCAGGTTCTTCTCCAGGCTGGAGACGACGATGTTGTCGCGAATGGTCTGGTTGAGGAACAAGCCTTCGGTCAGGCGATCTTCCGGAACATAGGCGATGCCGTGATCGATGGCGTCGCTTTCGCTGGCGAAAACAACCGGCCGCTCTCCGATCTCGATGCGTCCTTCATCCGCCGCCAGGGTGCCGAACAGCGTAAGCGCCAGCTCGGTACGACCCGAGCCGAGAAGACCGACGACGGAGACGATCTCGCCAGGCCTGAGATCGATGTCGACATCGGCATATTCGCCGCGCCGTCCGAGTTTCCGGGCGGAAAGAAAGGGTGACGCCGGCTCAGCCTGGGCCCGCGGCAGGCGCTGGCTGTCGATCGAGCGCCCGGTCATCGCTTCGACGAGGCTTGCGGCATCGAATTCCTGGATTGGCCCTTCGACCACGACGCGGCCGTCGCGCAGCACGGTGATGGTATCGCAGATCGCGAAGACTTCCTCGATCTTGTGGCTGACGAACAGGAAGGCGACGCCTTCATCCCGCAATGCGCCGACGATTTCCAGCAGGCGCGCAACCTCGCTGCGGGTGAGCGCCGTCGTCGGTTCGTCCATCACGATGATGCGCGCGTTGTTGGCAAGCGCACGGGCGATCGCCACCAACTGCTTGGAGGCGACCGGCAGTCGCTCGACCGGGGTATCGGGATCGATGTCGACGCGCATGCGCTTCAGCGTTTCGGTTGCAAGCGCGCGCCGTGCGCTGCGTCGATGCACCATGTCACGAGCCGTCACGGCGGCAAGAAACCCGATGTTTTCCCAGACCGTGAGGTTCGGGAACAGCGAGAAATCCTGATAGATCACCGAAAGGCCGGCTGAGATCGCCGCCTTGGCGTCATTGCCCTGCCGTCTGCCTGCGATGGTCACCGTGCCTGCATCGGCGCCGACGACGCCGGACAGGATCTTGATCAGTGTCGATTTGCCGGAGCCGTTCTCGCCGGCGAGGCAGCGAACCTCGCCCTCGGCGAGGGAAAGGCTCACATCTGCCAGGACGCGTACCGGACCATACGCCTTGCGTATGGCCCGCATCTCAAGCATGGCCGGTTTGTCTTTTGCTTCTGGTGTCATAGGGCCTCCGCCACGACCGCCGGGCGCAAGGCCCGGCGATAGCTGGCGTCATTGGGAGCAGAGGGTCAGAACTTGTATTCGCCCATGTTGTCCTTGGTCACGTCGACCCAGGCTTGGCCATAGATCACCTTCCCGGTGAGACGCACCTTGTTGTAGCCCTCGACGCCGAGATCCATGCCGTCGGTGACCTCCTTGCCTTCGATCGCCATGGCCGCGACCTTGTTCATGGCGATGCCTGCCTTGGCCGGATCCCAGAACGAGATCATGTTGATCTCGCCGCTCTCCAGATAAGGTCCGGCGACCGAGACGAGGCTGGTGCCGACGATCGAAACCTTGCCGGTCAATCCTGCTTCTTCCACCGCGAGGGCGGCGCCGACGACGTCTTCACCGGCCGACCCCTGGATACCCTTCAGGTTCGGATAGGTGCGCAGCAATTCCTTGGTCTTCTGGTAGGCGACCTGCTGCTGCTCGGTGCTTTCGATCTTGTCGGCGACCAGTTTCATCTTGGGGTACTTGGCTTTCTGGTAAGCGATCGCGGCGTCCACCCATTCGTTATGGGTCTTGGCGCTCAGATTGCCGACGAAAACCGCATACTCGCCTTCACCGCCCATTGCCTTGGCAAGCGCTTCCATGAGGTGTTCGCCATAAGCGGCATTGTCGAAAGCTTCGACGTCGTAGGTGACGTTCTTGAGGCTTGATGCCTCGTGGCCAACGACCTTGATGCCTTGGCCAAGCGCTTTGGCCAGGACCGGTTCCAGCGCCTCGGGCGAATTCGGCACCACGGTGATGGCGTCGACCTTCTTGGCAATCAGGTCTTCGATCATCTGCACCTGAAGTGCGGCATCGGCCGAAGCCGGGCCGACCTGCGAGGCATTTTGCCCGGTGTCCGCCGCATACTGCTTGACGCCTTCTTCCATGCGGTTGAACCAGGCGATGCCGGAGAGCTTCACCACCGTGACGATCGTATGCTTGGCATCCTGGGCATTGGAAGCCACCATGGCTCCTCCGAGCAGCATGGCGCCCAACGCCGCTCCCGCTGCCATTTTCTTGAAGTTGAAAGTCATAAGTCCTCCACCACTCTTCTTGTTTGCTCGTTGCAGCCCGTTGCGCAGGGCTGTTTCTACCTGCCGAGCCCCACCGTCAGATCCTTCGTCCTGGCGTAGAGCTCCCTGTAGGTCCGATAGCCGGATGCATAGACAGACCGGTTTCGCGCGTCCGGCTCGATTTCGCGCTCAACCGGATTCCAGTTCTGGATATCGCCGCGCCGGGCATCGCCCACGGCGACGGATGCGAGGAAGGCATTGCCAAGGGCCGCACCGATGGTCTTGGCGCATACAGTCTGTCGCCACCCGGTGACGTCGGAGATCGCCTGGGACCAGACACGGTTCTTGGTGCCGCCGCCGACTGCCGCAATGCGCTGCAGTGGCGCGCCGGCATTCCGGTACGTCTCGACAATGTCGTTGACGCCGTAGGCGATACCCTCAAGCAGGCCACGGTAGATGTCGGCACGCCGGTGGGTGAGATCCAGACCGAACACCATGCCCTTGGCATGGGGGTCGTGGATCGGCGTGCGCTCGCCCGAGAAATAGGGAAGGACCACAACGCCGTTTGCCCCAACCGGGGATGTCTCGGCTTCTTCAGCGAGCTGCCGCAGGGCGGACTGGGGATCGAGCTCGCGGGCGAACTGTTCCTGGAACCAGCGCGTCAGCGTGCCACTGGTCGAGGTGCCGGACATGCACGTATGCTGTCCCTCGAACAGCCATGGCGCGTACCACAGCCTCGGATCCTCGACCCGGCTGTCGGTGACGAGGATGATGAACATGGTCGAACCGTACATCATCATCATCTCACCGGCGCCGAGAACGCCGACGCTGACGGCTTCGGATGCCGCATCGATGGTTCCGGCAGTAACCGGTGTCCCGACCGCGAGACCCGTCGCCTCGGCGGCAGCCTGACTTACGGTCCCGGCGATATCGGTCGTCCAGAGCAGTTCCGGAAGGCGCTCGGGCGCGATGATGCGCTCGGCATAGCGATCATTCCATTGATGCGTGCGCACATCATAGAGCGGACTCGAGCTGCCGGCCGAATAGTGATCGATCACATAGCGACCGGTCAGCCGATGGATGA
This genomic window contains:
- a CDS encoding ABC transporter permease, with amino-acid sequence MSKPLSRILARILATPQGVVLITVLVFALVLGIINPAFFSVATLIDLLRNSLVTGIFALGVMMVLASGGIDVSCTAIGAFAMYATMKIVLGVDVDLPIFAFFALSALIGAMLGLFNGLLIGILGLPTLIVTLGTLSLYRGVLLTFLGTTYITTVPREIIAFSRKVLVRMENAAGQMVSLPYSFLVLVGVAAVVAILINLTLFGRKIYAIGGSEEAAERIGIKVRHVKVMIYVLAGAIAGLAGMTHVTLSRMANPFDLVGMELNVIAAVVLGGARITGGYGTVTGTLLGVFVITMINTTLLMAGVPSYWQKVVIGGLIIVGTGLPIVIERLSRHRERISRSLSA
- a CDS encoding sugar ABC transporter ATP-binding protein, with amino-acid sequence MTPEAKDKPAMLEMRAIRKAYGPVRVLADVSLSLAEGEVRCLAGENGSGKSTLIKILSGVVGADAGTVTIAGRRQGNDAKAAISAGLSVIYQDFSLFPNLTVWENIGFLAAVTARDMVHRRSARRALATETLKRMRVDIDPDTPVERLPVASKQLVAIARALANNARIIVMDEPTTALTRSEVARLLEIVGALRDEGVAFLFVSHKIEEVFAICDTITVLRDGRVVVEGPIQEFDAASLVEAMTGRSIDSQRLPRAQAEPASPFLSARKLGRRGEYADVDIDLRPGEIVSVVGLLGSGRTELALTLFGTLAADEGRIEIGERPVVFASESDAIDHGIAYVPEDRLTEGLFLNQTIRDNIVVSSLEKNLRAGLIDARALVQRARDAVKALRIKTPDVVPSVATLSGGNQQRVVLARWMERNPKLMILNGPTVGVDVGSKREIHELLVALSRSGTAVMVVTDDISEAIALSDTILVMVRGKITGRFDANDVDEDRLYNEVIKEGRA
- a CDS encoding autoinducer 2 ABC transporter substrate-binding protein, with the protein product MTFNFKKMAAGAALGAMLLGGAMVASNAQDAKHTIVTVVKLSGIAWFNRMEEGVKQYAADTGQNASQVGPASADAALQVQMIEDLIAKKVDAITVVPNSPEALEPVLAKALGQGIKVVGHEASSLKNVTYDVEAFDNAAYGEHLMEALAKAMGGEGEYAVFVGNLSAKTHNEWVDAAIAYQKAKYPKMKLVADKIESTEQQQVAYQKTKELLRTYPNLKGIQGSAGEDVVGAALAVEEAGLTGKVSIVGTSLVSVAGPYLESGEINMISFWDPAKAGIAMNKVAAMAIEGKEVTDGMDLGVEGYNKVRLTGKVIYGQAWVDVTKDNMGEYKF
- a CDS encoding FGGY-family carbohydrate kinase — encoded protein: MSYYLGIDIGTYESKGVLVDGHGVIAATATRPHKMLVPRPGWAEHDAVRDWWLEFCSISKELIATSGVAPADIRSVGTSGIGPCMLPVDADGEPLMNAVLYGVDTRAAVEIEELTNEIGLEELIRSGGNSLTSQSVGPKILWLKKNRPDLYARTHKVLNSSSFLIHRLTGRYVIDHYSAGSSSPLYDVRTHQWNDRYAERIIAPERLPELLWTTDIAGTVSQAAAEATGLAVGTPVTAGTIDAASEAVSVGVLGAGEMMMMYGSTMFIILVTDSRVEDPRLWYAPWLFEGQHTCMSGTSTSGTLTRWFQEQFARELDPQSALRQLAEEAETSPVGANGVVVLPYFSGERTPIHDPHAKGMVFGLDLTHRRADIYRGLLEGIAYGVNDIVETYRNAGAPLQRIAAVGGGTKNRVWSQAISDVTGWRQTVCAKTIGAALGNAFLASVAVGDARRGDIQNWNPVEREIEPDARNRSVYASGYRTYRELYARTKDLTVGLGR